In Clostridium sp., one DNA window encodes the following:
- a CDS encoding MFS transporter, whose product MKGNNISTIYTIFVFIVLAAFDNIIIGLFPPLFSSIAGDMNVHISSLGIISAVNILVTSFSSIPWSYLSGKFNRKFLVIAGTIIWSLSVFLTSQCTNYMQLLILQIFTGIGLGCIASIGFSILTDCIPNKYRGMLLSLWGMAQGFGGISGSLMASLVAPFTSWRRPFEIVSIIGFLLVILYFFINEPAVGESEPELQRLVKLGYKYNYNIKFSHLYEIISKPSNVLLFFQAFFMNITTGTLIWLPTLYIAKIHQQGYSFKISIIAAGYLFAIFQLGGLVSPLFGHIGDILQNKTYKGRATLTSYFILAMIPFYIAVFMLPMNGLQLPEDSNPLLILVYLLKQIATNPWISTIFIVSFLASALQSANTPNWLALITDVNFPEHRGTAFSIANLANGLGRTLGNAGIGVLFPIISINTGEPQNYIITLSLFQLFLIPSALAYIKMTKSNVKDISKVKDTMRKRAESG is encoded by the coding sequence ATGAAGGGCAACAACATATCAACAATCTACACCATTTTTGTTTTTATAGTCCTTGCGGCTTTTGACAATATCATAATAGGATTGTTCCCTCCACTTTTTTCATCTATTGCAGGAGATATGAACGTACATATTTCCTCACTAGGAATTATATCTGCCGTTAACATATTGGTTACATCATTTTCATCGATTCCATGGAGTTACCTGTCCGGTAAATTCAATAGAAAATTTCTTGTAATTGCAGGTACCATAATCTGGTCATTGTCAGTATTCCTGACATCACAATGTACCAACTATATGCAATTACTTATTTTACAAATTTTCACCGGCATAGGATTAGGCTGTATAGCCTCAATTGGTTTCAGCATATTAACCGACTGCATTCCAAATAAATATAGGGGAATGCTGCTGAGCCTCTGGGGAATGGCCCAGGGGTTTGGAGGAATCTCCGGATCATTAATGGCATCACTTGTCGCTCCTTTTACAAGCTGGAGAAGGCCTTTTGAAATTGTAAGCATCATAGGCTTTCTGCTTGTCATACTGTACTTTTTCATAAATGAACCTGCTGTAGGCGAATCAGAACCTGAACTGCAAAGACTTGTCAAACTAGGTTATAAATATAATTATAATATTAAATTCAGCCATCTGTATGAAATTATCTCAAAACCAAGCAATGTTTTATTATTTTTTCAAGCGTTTTTTATGAATATTACAACAGGAACTCTTATATGGCTTCCGACGCTATATATTGCAAAAATTCATCAGCAGGGCTACAGTTTTAAAATTTCAATCATTGCTGCCGGATACCTTTTTGCCATATTTCAGTTGGGTGGTCTGGTATCTCCTCTATTCGGCCACATCGGGGATATACTTCAGAATAAAACATATAAGGGAAGGGCAACTCTTACATCATACTTTATACTTGCCATGATACCTTTTTACATAGCAGTTTTCATGCTTCCCATGAATGGACTTCAACTCCCGGAAGACAGCAATCCACTGTTGATACTCGTATACCTGTTAAAGCAAATTGCAACAAATCCGTGGATATCCACAATATTCATCGTATCCTTTCTTGCAAGTGCCCTGCAGTCTGCAAACACACCAAATTGGCTTGCTTTAATAACTGATGTAAATTTTCCAGAACATAGAGGTACTGCTTTTAGCATAGCCAACCTGGCCAATGGTCTTGGCAGGACTCTTGGAAATGCTGGAATCGGAGTCCTTTTTCCAATTATTTCTATAAATACAGGTGAACCACAGAATTACATAATCACTTTATCACTATTTCAATTATTTTTAATTCCATCAGCTTTAGCTTATATAAAAATGACAAAGAGCAATGTGAAAGACATAAGTAAAGTAAAAGATACTATGCGAAAAAGAGCTGAATCAGGTTAG
- a CDS encoding MGDG synthase family glycosyltransferase, with product MISSILVISSNFTGHGHKSIEESLNEKFSSIKDVKIYSVDGFLLGGTALLDMAKAYGPITRKSEGLWKIIWDISCVRPYLINDIIESMIKDGFLDLLERTKPDLILTLHPNFNGSVLNILKKYHITIPFVTLIADLVSISPLWADPRADYIISPTDEAKNRCMDFGVPEEKIKVLGFPVRSRFYDRRDKCSNNINSKKDEPFRCIIMSGGEGVGNMKKIAQILLDNFNCTVKIIAGRNTSLKNKLEKSLVKKYGDKVKVYGFTENIQDLMECSDIAITRGSPNVIMEAIACNTPLIITGALPGQEEENPQFVEKYNLGIICEDIKNMRSIVDNLISNNSQELDRIRYFQRIYANPDVAENIVDFLLNIKMNPEEIGLKVFI from the coding sequence ATGATTAGTAGTATACTTGTTATTTCATCTAATTTTACCGGACATGGTCATAAAAGTATAGAGGAGTCACTAAATGAAAAATTTTCGAGTATCAAAGATGTGAAAATTTACAGTGTAGATGGATTTTTACTTGGAGGAACTGCTTTGCTTGACATGGCCAAAGCATATGGCCCTATAACTAGGAAATCAGAAGGACTATGGAAAATCATATGGGATATATCTTGTGTCAGACCATATCTTATTAACGATATTATAGAATCCATGATAAAAGACGGATTTTTGGATTTATTGGAAAGGACAAAACCGGATTTGATTTTAACACTGCATCCAAATTTCAATGGATCTGTTCTAAATATACTGAAAAAGTATCATATCACGATACCATTTGTTACCCTTATTGCGGATCTTGTCAGTATATCTCCCCTGTGGGCGGACCCAAGGGCTGATTATATTATAAGTCCTACAGATGAGGCAAAGAATAGATGCATGGATTTTGGAGTTCCTGAGGAAAAAATAAAGGTTTTGGGTTTTCCTGTACGTTCGAGATTTTATGATCGCAGGGATAAATGCAGCAATAATATTAATTCCAAAAAAGATGAACCGTTTAGATGTATAATAATGAGCGGCGGTGAGGGCGTCGGAAATATGAAAAAGATAGCCCAGATTTTGCTTGATAATTTTAATTGTACTGTAAAAATTATAGCAGGCAGAAATACATCCTTGAAAAACAAGCTGGAGAAATCCCTTGTAAAAAAATATGGAGACAAGGTTAAAGTATATGGTTTTACAGAGAATATACAGGATTTGATGGAATGTTCTGATATTGCAATCACAAGAGGAAGTCCAAATGTAATAATGGAGGCAATAGCATGTAATACGCCTTTGATAATAACAGGTGCACTGCCCGGCCAGGAGGAGGAAAATCCACAATTTGTTGAAAAATACAATCTCGGTATAATATGTGAAGATATAAAAAATATGAGATCCATAGTAGATAATCTAATCAGCAATAATTCTCAAGAGCTGGATAGAATCAGATACTTTCAGAGAATTTATGCCAATCCAGATGTAGCAGAGAACATTGTAGATTTCCTTTTGAATATAAAAATGAATCCTGAGGAAATTGGATTAAAAGTTTTTATTTAG
- a CDS encoding FAD-dependent oxidoreductase — MKIIIIGAVAGGTSAAAKARRNDEDAEIKVYDMDYDISYSGCGLPYYIGEEIQNRGDLTPRNTEFFKKKYNVDVFRRHEVLRINAEDRILTIKNLETDDVFDESYDKLVVATGAKPIVPNIEGAEKENVFYLRNVQQADKIKTYILNNKPKFALIVGTGFIGLEMAENLGRLGIEVTLVERLNQVGPGLDSDMSIYVEKYLRSKDINLILGDSAAELRGKNLVGEVVLESGRVLRTDFVIMAIGVKPNVEIAEKAGIELGVRGSIRVDEKMMTNIEYIYACGDCAESFSAINKKPLYRPLGSTANKMGRIAGDQLTGGNLEFRGILGTGIFKAFDMTVAQTGLTEKEAQNEGFDTVVCHNIKMDKPQYYHGKEMIIKAVADRNTGKLLGAQIVGYTGVDKRIDVFVTAISFGAKASDLFHLDLAYAPPFSTTKDPVMYTGMILDNEINRGRKLITVKKLNELKKNEENVTVIDARINKQYEEDHIEGAVNIPHSELRTEIKHLDKNNTFVTYCNKGVTGNAAQNILINNGFKKVYNLSGGYKNYRTQN; from the coding sequence ATGAAAATTATTATAATAGGTGCTGTGGCCGGCGGAACATCTGCGGCAGCAAAGGCAAGAAGAAATGATGAAGATGCAGAAATAAAAGTATATGATATGGATTATGATATATCATATTCAGGATGTGGATTACCATATTACATAGGTGAGGAAATACAGAATAGAGGTGATTTAACTCCGAGAAATACAGAATTCTTCAAGAAAAAATATAATGTGGATGTATTCAGAAGACATGAAGTCCTAAGAATAAATGCTGAAGATAGGATTTTAACTATTAAGAATCTGGAGACCGATGATGTATTTGATGAAAGCTATGATAAATTAGTTGTTGCAACCGGGGCAAAACCTATAGTTCCGAATATAGAAGGTGCAGAGAAAGAGAATGTATTTTATTTAAGAAATGTTCAGCAGGCGGATAAAATAAAGACATACATTTTAAATAATAAGCCTAAATTTGCATTGATAGTGGGGACAGGATTTATTGGGCTTGAAATGGCAGAAAATTTAGGCAGGCTTGGTATTGAGGTGACCCTTGTGGAACGCCTGAATCAAGTTGGTCCGGGACTTGATAGTGATATGTCCATATATGTTGAAAAGTATCTGAGAAGCAAAGATATCAATTTGATTCTAGGGGATTCGGCAGCAGAATTGAGAGGAAAAAATTTGGTCGGTGAAGTGGTGTTGGAAAGCGGCAGAGTCTTAAGAACTGATTTTGTTATAATGGCAATTGGTGTGAAGCCTAATGTTGAAATTGCTGAAAAAGCAGGCATAGAACTTGGAGTTAGGGGATCAATAAGAGTAGATGAAAAAATGATGACAAATATAGAGTATATATATGCCTGCGGCGACTGTGCCGAGAGCTTTTCTGCCATAAATAAAAAGCCTTTATATAGGCCGCTTGGTTCAACTGCAAATAAAATGGGAAGAATAGCAGGAGATCAACTCACTGGCGGCAATCTTGAATTTAGAGGTATTCTTGGTACGGGGATTTTCAAAGCTTTTGATATGACTGTTGCACAAACAGGGCTTACAGAAAAAGAGGCGCAGAATGAAGGCTTTGATACGGTAGTCTGTCATAATATTAAAATGGATAAGCCGCAGTACTACCATGGAAAAGAGATGATTATCAAAGCCGTTGCCGACAGGAATACAGGAAAATTGTTGGGAGCACAGATAGTGGGATACACTGGAGTGGATAAGAGAATTGATGTATTTGTCACGGCAATAAGCTTTGGAGCAAAGGCAAGTGATTTATTTCATCTGGATTTAGCTTATGCTCCGCCTTTTTCCACTACAAAAGATCCTGTAATGTATACGGGGATGATTTTGGATAATGAGATAAATAGAGGAAGGAAACTCATAACAGTGAAAAAGCTTAATGAACTTAAAAAAAATGAAGAAAATGTTACAGTAATAGATGCCAGAATAAATAAGCAATATGAGGAAGACCATATAGAAGGTGCTGTAAATATACCTCATTCAGAACTCAGGACTGAAATCAAGCATTTAGATAAGAACAATACATTTGTAACCTATTGTAATAAAGGTGTAACAGGAAATGCAGCGCAGAATATATTGATTAACAATGGT